The following proteins are encoded in a genomic region of Sesamum indicum cultivar Zhongzhi No. 13 linkage group LG8, S_indicum_v1.0, whole genome shotgun sequence:
- the LOC110012456 gene encoding uncharacterized protein LOC110012456, which yields MIFHTYEMSFHYKLTVEAGQPPTAISDGESVRYNSFTGLDMDIQAGSCRGLVQLQKCILAHHFAAFGFSAAIECRFLRFTWENCCILVLPLSADRCMANPQLQSVMGNQYDITHSLVWTWIYKPGHVEALFNCRSAYWLVTSLPLVSQQL from the exons ATGATTTTTCACACTTATGAGATGAGCTTCCATTACAAG CTGACTGTAGAGGCTGGCCAACCCCCAACTGCAATCAGTGATGGGGAATCAGTACGGTATAACTCGTTCACTGGTTTGGACATGGATATACAAGCCGGGTCATGTAGAGGCCTTGTTCAATTGCAGAAGTGCATATTGGCTCATCACTTTGCTGCCTTTGGTTTCTCAGCAGCTATAGAATGCAGGTTCTTGAGATTTACTTGGGAAAATTGCTGTATTCTAGTCTTGCCACTTAGTGCTGACAGATGCATGGCCAACCCCCAACTGCAATCAGTGATGGGGAATCAGTACGATATAACTCATTCACTGGTTTGGACATGGATATACAAGCCAGGTCATGTAGAGGCCTTGTTCAATTGCAGAAGTGCATATTGGCTCGTCACTTCGCTGCCTTTGGTTTCTCAGCAACTATAG
- the LOC105168895 gene encoding uncharacterized protein LOC105168895: protein MANHDVLLGQNNSGALGHSQPVVLNRNHSMAIAQTHGLEMGQPHEQEARLGQGHDNQGDDDHEYEQGNRLTMEEKPEHEVQDVHLHGGSSELDMSDHNELAVSETQELDENMELAVIQHEDMGIDSVHDMSLHQALIVTPSHVLQQRTLAISPNYELHVGQEFPDVKACRRALRDTAIALHFEMQTIKSDKTRFTAKCASEGCPWRIHAAKLPGVPTFTIRTINDNHTCGGIAHLGHQQASVQWVANSVEQRLRENPNYKPKEILEEIHRVHGITLSYKQAWRGKERIMAAMRGSFEEGYRLLPQYCEQVKRTNPGSIASVYGNPADNCFQRLFISFQASIYGFLNACRPLLGLDRTFLKSKYLGTLLLATGFDGDGGLFPLAFGVVDEENDDNWMWFLSELHNLLEVNTENMPRLTILSDRQKGIVDGVEANFPTAFHGFCMRHLSESFRKEFNNTMLVNLLWDAAHALTVIEFEAKILEIEEISQDAAYWIRRIPPRLWATAYFEGTRFGHLTANIVESLNTWILEASGLPIIQMMECIRRQLMTWFNERRETSMQWTSILVPTAERRVAEALERARTYQVLRANEAEFEVISHEGTNIVDIRNRCCLCRGWQLYGLPCAHAVAALLSCRQNVHRFTESCFTVATYRKTYSQTIHPIPDKTLWKELSDGDPSVSKAVEMVINPPKSLRPPGRPRKKRVRAEDRGRVKRVVHCSRCNQTGHFRTTCAAPI, encoded by the coding sequence ATATGAACAGGGGAATAGGTTAACGATGGAGGAGAAACCTGAGCACGAAGTCCAAGATGTGCATTTACATGGAGGGAGCAGTGAGTTAGATATGTCTGATCACAATGAATTGGCAGTCTCTGAGACCCAAGAACTTGATGAGAATATGGAATTAGCGGTGATCCAGCACGAGGACATGGGTATAGACTCAGTGCATGATATGAGTCTTCACCAGGCTCTTATAGTTACTCCCTCTCATGTCCTCCAGCAGCGAACTCTTGCTATAAGCCCTAACTATGAGCTTCATGTGGGGCAAGAATTCCCTGATGTCAAAGCTTGTAGGAGGGCTTTGAGGGATACAGCTATTGCCCTGCACTTTGAAATGCAGACCATAAAATCAGATAAAACTCGCTTTACTGCGAAATGTGCCAGTGAGGGGTGCCCGTGGCGTATTCATGCTGCAAAGCTTCCTGGTGTACCCACTTTCACAATCAGGACCATCAATGATAACCATACATGTGGTGGAATTGCCCATCTTGGGCATCAGCAGGCCTCAGTGCAGTGGGTTGCCAATTCCGTAGAGCAACGGCTCCGGGAGAACCCTAATTACAAGCCGAAAGAGATACTGGAAGAAATTCATAGAGTTCATGGTATCACATTATCCTACAAGCAGGCTTGGCGTGGAAAGGAAAGGATCATGGCTGCCATGCGAGGATCCTTTGAAGAAGGCTATCGTCTCCTCCCACAGTACTGCGAGCAAGTAAAACGGACTAACCCAGGAAGTATTGCATCTGTCTATGGAAATCCTGCAGACAACTGCTTTCAGCGTCTCTTCATTTCATTCCAGGCATCAATATATGGTTTCCTAAATGCCTGCCGTCCTCTTCTTGGGCTTGACAGGACATTCTTGAAGAGTAAATATTTAGGTACATTGCTTCTGGCTACTGGTTTTGATGGGGACGGCGGCCTTTTCCCTTTGGCCTTTGGTGTTGTTGATGAGGAGAATGATGATAACTGGATGTGGTTTCTCTCGGAGCTTCATAACCTTCTTGAGGTCAATACTGAGAACATGCCAAGGCTTACAATACTGTCAGATAGGCAAAAGGGCATTGTGGATGGTGTGGAAGCCAATTTCCCCACTGCTTTCCATGGTTTTTGCATGCGTCATTTGAGTGAAAGCTTTCGCAAAGAATTTAACAATACAATGCTCGTTAACCTTTTGTGGGACGCTGCCCATGCTCTTAcagttattgaatttgaagCCAAAATTCTCGAGATTGAGGAGATATCTCAAGATGCCGCATACTGGATTCGCCGGATTCCGCCTCGTTTATGGGCTACAGCTTATTTTGAGGGAACAAGATTTGGACACTTGACGGCTAATATAGTGGAATCTTTAAATACTTGGATTTTGGAGGCCTCAGGTCTTCCAATAATTCAAATGATGGAATGCATCCGGAGGCAGCTCATGACTTGGTTCAATGAACGTCGAGAAACTAGTATGCAGTGGACATCCATTCTTGTACCTACTGCAGAGAGGCGAGTTGCCGAGGCTCTTGAGCGTGCACGTACATACCAGGTTCTTCGTGCTAATGAAGCTGAATTTGAGGTAATATCTCACGAGGGGACAAACATTGTTGATATCCGGAATCGCTGCTGTCTTTGTCGGGGATGGCAGCTGTATGGTCTACCCTGCGCGCATGCTGTTGCTGCTCTACTCTCATGCAGGCAGAATGTCCATAGATTCACCGAGAGCTGCTTTACTGTTGCTACTTATCGTAAGACATACTCGCAGACTATACATCCTATTCCCGATAAAACGCTGTGGAAGGAGTTATCTGATGGAGATCCCAGTGTCAGCAAAGCTGTCGAAATGGTTATTAATCCACCTAAGTCACTGCGTCCTCCTGGCCGACCAAGGAAAAAGCGTGTTAGAGCAGAAGATCGTGGTCGTGTGAAGAGAGTTGTACATTGTAGCCGTTGCAATCAGACAGGACACTTCAGAACAACATGTGCAGCACCAATATGA
- the LOC105168897 gene encoding flowering locus K homology domain: MAELDQKYEIEQAHEHEYQPEPEPEHEHDHEHELENDLVHEHELEHVNEHEEHNEPEDGIPENSHPDEKQAHGDEPVAGGGEKWPGWPGESIFRMLVPAQKVGSIIGRKGEYIKKTCEETRARIKILDGPPGTRERAVMVSAKEEPDAPLPPAVDGLLRVHKRVVDGLENDSSHPPSGLGGKVSTRLLVPAAQAGSLIGKQGTTVKSIQEESNCIVRVLGSEDLPVFALQDDRVVEVVGEAAGIHKAIELIASHLRKFLVDRSIISIIEMQMQMPNSQMEHMPPTQHWGPPPQSFPPNAHAGPGYGASPRFMPPSRQFDSYYPPADMPPPQEKQPHQGISAYGREAPMPVHSSSSQAAPSVITQVTQQMQIPLSYADAVIGTQGASISYIRRVSGATVTIQETRGVPGEMTVEISGTASQVQTAQQLIQNFMAEAGGPPQSQHAASADQGYNSYGAHGSLYTSPPSNPNHAGQTGGYGSVYGSSYGY; encoded by the exons ATGGCCGAACTTGATcagaaatatgaaattgaaCAAGCTCATGAACATGAATACCAACCTGAACCTGAACCTGAACACGAACATGATCATGAACATGAACTTGAAAATGATCTTGTGCATGAACATGAACTTGAACATGTAAATGAACATGAGGAACACAATGAACCAGAAGATGGAATACCAGAGAACTCACATCCTGATGAAAAACAGGCCCATGGAGATGAACCAGTTGCTGGCGGTGGTGAAAAATGGCCAGGTTGGCCTGGTGAAAGTATTTTCAGGATGTTGGTGCCTGCACAGAAGGTTGGTAGTATAATAGGACGTAAAGGAGagtatataaagaaaacatgTGAAGAGACTAGAGCTCGGATTAAGATTCTTGATGGTCCTCCTGGAACAAGAGAAAGAGCA GTTATGGTATCAGCCAAGGAAGAGCCTGATGCTCCTCTTCCTCCTGCTGTAGATGGTCTTCTCAGGGTTCACAAACGTGTTGTGGATGGACTGGAGAATGATTCTTCTCATCCTCCATCGGGTTTAGGAGGAAAGGTCTCGACAAGATTGCTTGTACCAGCTGCCCAAGCAGGAAGTTTGATTGGGAAACAGGGCACAACTGTCAAATCCATTCAAGAAGAGTCTAATTGCATTGTTAGAGTTCTTGGATCAG AAGACCTACCAGTTTTTGCCCTTCAAGATGATAGAGTTGTGGAGGTAGTAGGGGAGGCTGCAGGCATACATAAAGCTATTGAATTAATTGCTTCCCATCTGAGAAAATTTTTAGTTGATCGGAgcataatatcaataattgaaATGCAA ATGCAAATGCCTAATTCACAGATGGAACACATGCCTCCCACCCAGCACTGGGGCCCACCTCCCCAGTCGTTTCCACCAAATGCACATGCAGGTCCTGGTTATGGAGCTAGCCCGCGTTTCATGCCTCCTTCTAGGCAGTTCGACAGTTATTATCCTCCTGCTGACATGCCGCCACCACAAGAAAAACAACCTCACCAAGGTATATCTGCCTATGGAAGGGAAGCACCAATGCCTGTGCATTCATCATCCAGTCAAGCAGCCCCTTCAGTAATCACTCAG GTGACGCAGCAAATGCAAATTCCGCTATCTTATGCTGATGCTGTAATTGGTACACAAGGTGCAAGTATAAGCTACATTCGACGGGTTAGTGGTGCTACAGTTACCATACAAGAAACAAGAGGAGTACCTGGTGAGATGACAGTTGAGATTAGTGGAACTGCTTCTCAAGTCCAAACTGCTCAGCAACTGATTCAG AATTTCATGGCTGAAGCTGGAGGCCCACCTCAGTCACAGCACGCCGCATCAGCTGATCAAGGATACAACTCTTACGGAGCTCATGGCTCCTTGTACACATCTCCTCCTTCAAATCCTAATCATGCTGGACAAACCGGTGGCTATGGCTCAGTTTACGGCAGCAGTTATGGTTATTGA
- the LOC105168898 gene encoding uncharacterized protein LOC105168898 isoform X1: MKWVGRVWILWVWIAVVLCSRRGAVGKEEYMKYKDPKQPVGVRVKDLLGRMSLEEKIGQMVQIDRIAASPDIMKDYYIGSLLSGGGSTPLPRATAADWVNMVNDFQNGSLSTRLGIPMIYGIDAVHGHNNVYNATIFPHNIGLGATRDPELLQRIGDATAAEVRATGIPYVFAPCIAVCRDPRWGRCYESYSEDPKVVREMTDIILGLQGEIPNGLRKGVPYVAGKNKVAACAKHFVGDGGTTKGINENNTLTSMHGLLSIHMPAYYDSIIKGVSTVMVSYSSWNGQKMHANRELITGFLKGTLKFKGFVISDWQGLDRITSPPHSNYTYSVLAGVLAGIDMIMVPYNFTEFINDLTYLVKNRFISMDRIDDAVQRILLVKFNLGLFENPLADLSLVNEVGSQAHRDLAREAVRKSLVLLKNGKTANDSLLPLPKKASKILVAGTHADNLGYQCGGWTIAWQGFSGNNDTSGTTILGAINSTVDKDTDVVYLENPDSEYVKSNDFSYAIVVVGEPPYTETAGDSQTLTMVDPGPDVINNVCGAVKCVVIMISGRPVVMEPYMSTIDALVAAWLPGTEGLGVTDVLFGDYGFTGKLPRTWFKTVNQLPMNVGDSHYDPLFPFGFGLTTKTMVASRSVSAGVRRAAYVPIVMVFLFVGLYFQVKRTKLSRSPASLFPRWVSSFLLNHFQNSRMARGPPQIQLC, encoded by the exons ATGAAGTGGGTCGGAAGGGTTTGGATACTGTGGGTGTGGATTGCTGTGGTACTATGCAGCCGTAGAGGGGCAGTAGGAAAGGAAGAGTACATGAAGTACAAGGACCCGAAGCAGCCGGTTGGGGTGAGAGTAAAAGATCTTCTTGGTAGAATGAGTTTAGAGGAAAAGATTGGGCAGATGGTTCAGATTGATAGGATTGCTGCCAGCCCTGATATAATGAAGGATTACTACATTG GGAGCCTATTAAGTGGTGGTGGAAGTACACCACTTCCACGAGCTACTGCTGCTGATTGGGTTAATATGGTGAATGACTTTCAGAATGGTTCTTTATCCACACGTCTTGGGATTCCAATGATCTATGGGATTGATGCTGTTCATGGACACAATAATGTGTATAATGCCACCATATTTCCTCACAACATTGGCCTTGGTGCTACTAG GGACCCGGAACTTTTGCAAAGGATTGGTGATGCAACTGCTGCTGAAGTAAGAGCTACTGGAATCCCTTATGTATTTGCTCCTTGCATTGCA GTCTGCAGAGATCCTAGGTGGGGACGATGCTATGAAAGTTACAGTGAGGATCCCAAGGTAGTTCGAGAGATGACAGACATTATACTTGGGTTACAAGGTGAAATTCCAAATGGTCTGCGGAAGGGTGTTCCTTATGTTGCTGGGAA GAACAAGGTAGCAGCTTGCGCGAAACACTTTGTTGGTGATGGTGGGACAACAAAGGGCATCAACGAGAACAACACCCTCACTAGCATGCATGGCTTGCTTAGCATTCACATGCCTGCTTACTATGATTCTATCATTAAGGGTGTCTCCACAGTCATGGTTTCCTACTCCAGCTGGAATGGTCAAAAGATGCATGCAAACCGTGAGTTGATCACTGGATTTCTGAAGGGTACACTTAAGTTTAAG GGCTTTGTAATCTCAGACTGGCAGGGACTTGACCGGATCACTTCTCCACCGCATTCCAACTATACGTACTCTGTTTTAGCTGGTGTTCTAGCTGGAATCGACATg ATTATGGTACCGTACAACTTCACTGAGTTCATCAATGACCTCACTTATCTGGTGAAGAACAGATTTATCTCAATGGATCGCATTGATGATGCTGTTCAGAGAATTTTGCTTGTCAAGTTCAACTTGGGTCTCTTTGAAAATCCTCTTGCTGACCTTAGTCTGGTCAATGAGGTTGGAAGCCAG GCGCACAGAGATTTGGCTAGGGAAGCTGTAAGGAAATCACTTGTTCTGCTGAAAAATGGGAAAACTGCAAACGATTCATTGCTACCATTGCCAAAGAAAGCATCCAAAATTCTAGTTGCTGGTACTCATGCAGATAACTTGGGGTATCAGTGTGGTGGATGGACTATAGCTTGGCAGGGATTTAGTGGAAATAACGATACAAGTG GAACAACCATTCTTGGTGCTATTAATTCAACAGTTGATAAGGACACTGATGTGGTATACCTTGAGAACCCTGACAGTGAATATGTCAAATCCAACGACTTCAGTTATGCTATTGTAGTAGTCGGAGAGCCCCCTTACACAGAGACTGCAGGCGACAGCCAAACTCTCACAATGGTTGATCCTGGACCAGACGTCATCAACAATGTCTGCGGAGCTGTGAAATGCGTCGTTATCATGATATCTGGTCGACCAGTTGTGATGGAACCATATATGTCAACAATTGATGCTCTTGTAGCAGCGTGGTTGCCTGGCACTGAAGGTCTAGGAGTGACTGATGTGCTCTTTGGCGATTATGGTTTTACGGGGAAACTACCGAGGACTTGGTTCAAAACCGTCAATCAACTCCCAATGAATGTCGGGGATTCACATTATGATCCACTTTTCCCTTTTGGGTTTGGACTCACAACCAAGACAATGGTTGCAAG CAGGTCAGTATCAGCCGGTGTACGCAGGGCGGCCTATGTACCGATTGTCATGGTTTTTCTGTTTGTTGGTTTGTATTTTCAAG ttaaaaggaCGAAGTTGTCAAGATCACCAGCATCTCTGTTCCCAAGATGGGTCAGCTCTTTTCTGTTAAACCATTTCCAGAATAGCAGAATGGCAAGAGGCCCTCCACAAATCCAGTTATGTTGA
- the LOC105168898 gene encoding uncharacterized protein LOC105168898 isoform X2: protein MKWVGRVWILWVWIAVVLCSRRGAVGKEEYMKYKDPKQPVGVRVKDLLGRMSLEEKIGQMVQIDRIAASPDIMKDYYIGSLLSGGGSTPLPRATAADWVNMVNDFQNGSLSTRLGIPMIYGIDAVHGHNNVYNATIFPHNIGLGATRDPELLQRIGDATAAEVRATGIPYVFAPCIAVCRDPRWGRCYESYSEDPKVVREMTDIILGLQGEIPNGLRKGVPYVAGKNKVAACAKHFVGDGGTTKGINENNTLTSMHGLLSIHMPAYYDSIIKGVSTVMVSYSSWNGQKMHANRELITGFLKGTLKFKGFVISDWQGLDRITSPPHSNYTYSVLAGVLAGIDMIMVPYNFTEFINDLTYLVKNRFISMDRIDDAVQRILLVKFNLGLFENPLADLSLVNEVGSQAHRDLAREAVRKSLVLLKNGKTANDSLLPLPKKASKILVAGTHADNLGYQCGGWTIAWQGFSGNNDTSGTTILGAINSTVDKDTDVVYLENPDSEYVKSNDFSYAIVVVGEPPYTETAGDSQTLTMVDPGPDVINNVCGAVKCVVIMISGRPVVMEPYMSTIDALVAAWLPGTEGLGVTDVLFGDYGFTGKLPRTWFKTVNQLPMNVGDSHYDPLFPFGFGLTTKTMVARSVSAGVRRAAYVPIVMVFLFVGLYFQVKRTKLSRSPASLFPRWVSSFLLNHFQNSRMARGPPQIQLC from the exons ATGAAGTGGGTCGGAAGGGTTTGGATACTGTGGGTGTGGATTGCTGTGGTACTATGCAGCCGTAGAGGGGCAGTAGGAAAGGAAGAGTACATGAAGTACAAGGACCCGAAGCAGCCGGTTGGGGTGAGAGTAAAAGATCTTCTTGGTAGAATGAGTTTAGAGGAAAAGATTGGGCAGATGGTTCAGATTGATAGGATTGCTGCCAGCCCTGATATAATGAAGGATTACTACATTG GGAGCCTATTAAGTGGTGGTGGAAGTACACCACTTCCACGAGCTACTGCTGCTGATTGGGTTAATATGGTGAATGACTTTCAGAATGGTTCTTTATCCACACGTCTTGGGATTCCAATGATCTATGGGATTGATGCTGTTCATGGACACAATAATGTGTATAATGCCACCATATTTCCTCACAACATTGGCCTTGGTGCTACTAG GGACCCGGAACTTTTGCAAAGGATTGGTGATGCAACTGCTGCTGAAGTAAGAGCTACTGGAATCCCTTATGTATTTGCTCCTTGCATTGCA GTCTGCAGAGATCCTAGGTGGGGACGATGCTATGAAAGTTACAGTGAGGATCCCAAGGTAGTTCGAGAGATGACAGACATTATACTTGGGTTACAAGGTGAAATTCCAAATGGTCTGCGGAAGGGTGTTCCTTATGTTGCTGGGAA GAACAAGGTAGCAGCTTGCGCGAAACACTTTGTTGGTGATGGTGGGACAACAAAGGGCATCAACGAGAACAACACCCTCACTAGCATGCATGGCTTGCTTAGCATTCACATGCCTGCTTACTATGATTCTATCATTAAGGGTGTCTCCACAGTCATGGTTTCCTACTCCAGCTGGAATGGTCAAAAGATGCATGCAAACCGTGAGTTGATCACTGGATTTCTGAAGGGTACACTTAAGTTTAAG GGCTTTGTAATCTCAGACTGGCAGGGACTTGACCGGATCACTTCTCCACCGCATTCCAACTATACGTACTCTGTTTTAGCTGGTGTTCTAGCTGGAATCGACATg ATTATGGTACCGTACAACTTCACTGAGTTCATCAATGACCTCACTTATCTGGTGAAGAACAGATTTATCTCAATGGATCGCATTGATGATGCTGTTCAGAGAATTTTGCTTGTCAAGTTCAACTTGGGTCTCTTTGAAAATCCTCTTGCTGACCTTAGTCTGGTCAATGAGGTTGGAAGCCAG GCGCACAGAGATTTGGCTAGGGAAGCTGTAAGGAAATCACTTGTTCTGCTGAAAAATGGGAAAACTGCAAACGATTCATTGCTACCATTGCCAAAGAAAGCATCCAAAATTCTAGTTGCTGGTACTCATGCAGATAACTTGGGGTATCAGTGTGGTGGATGGACTATAGCTTGGCAGGGATTTAGTGGAAATAACGATACAAGTG GAACAACCATTCTTGGTGCTATTAATTCAACAGTTGATAAGGACACTGATGTGGTATACCTTGAGAACCCTGACAGTGAATATGTCAAATCCAACGACTTCAGTTATGCTATTGTAGTAGTCGGAGAGCCCCCTTACACAGAGACTGCAGGCGACAGCCAAACTCTCACAATGGTTGATCCTGGACCAGACGTCATCAACAATGTCTGCGGAGCTGTGAAATGCGTCGTTATCATGATATCTGGTCGACCAGTTGTGATGGAACCATATATGTCAACAATTGATGCTCTTGTAGCAGCGTGGTTGCCTGGCACTGAAGGTCTAGGAGTGACTGATGTGCTCTTTGGCGATTATGGTTTTACGGGGAAACTACCGAGGACTTGGTTCAAAACCGTCAATCAACTCCCAATGAATGTCGGGGATTCACATTATGATCCACTTTTCCCTTTTGGGTTTGGACTCACAACCAAGACAATGGTTGCAAG GTCAGTATCAGCCGGTGTACGCAGGGCGGCCTATGTACCGATTGTCATGGTTTTTCTGTTTGTTGGTTTGTATTTTCAAG ttaaaaggaCGAAGTTGTCAAGATCACCAGCATCTCTGTTCCCAAGATGGGTCAGCTCTTTTCTGTTAAACCATTTCCAGAATAGCAGAATGGCAAGAGGCCCTCCACAAATCCAGTTATGTTGA
- the LOC105168898 gene encoding uncharacterized protein LOC105168898 isoform X3, translated as MKWVGRVWILWVWIAVVLCSRRGAVGKEEYMKYKDPKQPVGVRVKDLLGRMSLEEKIGQMVQIDRIAASPDIMKDYYIGSLLSGGGSTPLPRATAADWVNMVNDFQNGSLSTRLGIPMIYGIDAVHGHNNVYNATIFPHNIGLGATRDPELLQRIGDATAAEVRATGIPYVFAPCIAVCRDPRWGRCYESYSEDPKVVREMTDIILGLQGEIPNGLRKGVPYVAGKNKVAACAKHFVGDGGTTKGINENNTLTSMHGLLSIHMPAYYDSIIKGVSTVMVSYSSWNGQKMHANRELITGFLKGTLKFKGFVISDWQGLDRITSPPHSNYTYSVLAGVLAGIDMIMVPYNFTEFINDLTYLVKNRFISMDRIDDAVQRILLVKFNLGLFENPLADLSLVNEVGSQAHRDLAREAVRKSLVLLKNGKTANDSLLPLPKKASKILVAGTHADNLGYQCGGWTIAWQGFSGNNDTSGTTILGAINSTVDKDTDVVYLENPDSEYVKSNDFSYAIVVVGEPPYTETAGDSQTLTMVDPGPDVINNVCGAVKCVVIMISGRPVVMEPYMSTIDALVAAWLPGTEGLGVTDVLFGDYGFTGKLPRTWFKTVNQLPMNVGDSHYDPLFPFGFGLTTKTMVASRSVSAGVRRAAYVPIVMVFLFVGLYFQGKLLD; from the exons ATGAAGTGGGTCGGAAGGGTTTGGATACTGTGGGTGTGGATTGCTGTGGTACTATGCAGCCGTAGAGGGGCAGTAGGAAAGGAAGAGTACATGAAGTACAAGGACCCGAAGCAGCCGGTTGGGGTGAGAGTAAAAGATCTTCTTGGTAGAATGAGTTTAGAGGAAAAGATTGGGCAGATGGTTCAGATTGATAGGATTGCTGCCAGCCCTGATATAATGAAGGATTACTACATTG GGAGCCTATTAAGTGGTGGTGGAAGTACACCACTTCCACGAGCTACTGCTGCTGATTGGGTTAATATGGTGAATGACTTTCAGAATGGTTCTTTATCCACACGTCTTGGGATTCCAATGATCTATGGGATTGATGCTGTTCATGGACACAATAATGTGTATAATGCCACCATATTTCCTCACAACATTGGCCTTGGTGCTACTAG GGACCCGGAACTTTTGCAAAGGATTGGTGATGCAACTGCTGCTGAAGTAAGAGCTACTGGAATCCCTTATGTATTTGCTCCTTGCATTGCA GTCTGCAGAGATCCTAGGTGGGGACGATGCTATGAAAGTTACAGTGAGGATCCCAAGGTAGTTCGAGAGATGACAGACATTATACTTGGGTTACAAGGTGAAATTCCAAATGGTCTGCGGAAGGGTGTTCCTTATGTTGCTGGGAA GAACAAGGTAGCAGCTTGCGCGAAACACTTTGTTGGTGATGGTGGGACAACAAAGGGCATCAACGAGAACAACACCCTCACTAGCATGCATGGCTTGCTTAGCATTCACATGCCTGCTTACTATGATTCTATCATTAAGGGTGTCTCCACAGTCATGGTTTCCTACTCCAGCTGGAATGGTCAAAAGATGCATGCAAACCGTGAGTTGATCACTGGATTTCTGAAGGGTACACTTAAGTTTAAG GGCTTTGTAATCTCAGACTGGCAGGGACTTGACCGGATCACTTCTCCACCGCATTCCAACTATACGTACTCTGTTTTAGCTGGTGTTCTAGCTGGAATCGACATg ATTATGGTACCGTACAACTTCACTGAGTTCATCAATGACCTCACTTATCTGGTGAAGAACAGATTTATCTCAATGGATCGCATTGATGATGCTGTTCAGAGAATTTTGCTTGTCAAGTTCAACTTGGGTCTCTTTGAAAATCCTCTTGCTGACCTTAGTCTGGTCAATGAGGTTGGAAGCCAG GCGCACAGAGATTTGGCTAGGGAAGCTGTAAGGAAATCACTTGTTCTGCTGAAAAATGGGAAAACTGCAAACGATTCATTGCTACCATTGCCAAAGAAAGCATCCAAAATTCTAGTTGCTGGTACTCATGCAGATAACTTGGGGTATCAGTGTGGTGGATGGACTATAGCTTGGCAGGGATTTAGTGGAAATAACGATACAAGTG GAACAACCATTCTTGGTGCTATTAATTCAACAGTTGATAAGGACACTGATGTGGTATACCTTGAGAACCCTGACAGTGAATATGTCAAATCCAACGACTTCAGTTATGCTATTGTAGTAGTCGGAGAGCCCCCTTACACAGAGACTGCAGGCGACAGCCAAACTCTCACAATGGTTGATCCTGGACCAGACGTCATCAACAATGTCTGCGGAGCTGTGAAATGCGTCGTTATCATGATATCTGGTCGACCAGTTGTGATGGAACCATATATGTCAACAATTGATGCTCTTGTAGCAGCGTGGTTGCCTGGCACTGAAGGTCTAGGAGTGACTGATGTGCTCTTTGGCGATTATGGTTTTACGGGGAAACTACCGAGGACTTGGTTCAAAACCGTCAATCAACTCCCAATGAATGTCGGGGATTCACATTATGATCCACTTTTCCCTTTTGGGTTTGGACTCACAACCAAGACAATGGTTGCAAG CAGGTCAGTATCAGCCGGTGTACGCAGGGCGGCCTATGTACCGATTGTCATGGTTTTTCTGTTTGTTGGTTTGTATTTTCAAGGTAAACTTTTAGATTGA